GAAGGTCGTCCACGCTCGCGGCGAGGAGCTTCTGCAGACCGCCGAAGTGCTCCACGAGGCGGTCGATGATCGCGCCGGGCAGACGCGGGACCTTGGCAAGGAGGCGGAAGCCGCGCGGGGAGACCGCCGAGTCGAGCGCCTCGGGGGAGCCGGTGTAGCCCAAGGCTCTCGCCACCGTGGGCAGTTCGAGGAGCTCGGAGTGGGCCAGGGCGTTCAGGTCGGAGAGGGCCTCGTCGACCGTGCGGGAGCGCTTCGCGGTCGGCTCCGGCACGTAGTCCCGGACCACGAGCTCCCGCTCGGGCTCCACGCCCGCGATCAACTCGTCCAGCTGGAGGGCGAGCAGACGCCCGTCCGTGCCCAACTCCACCACGTACTCGGCGATCTCCGTGGCGATGCGCCGCACCATCTCCAGGCGCTGCGCCACCGCCGACACGTCCCGGACGGTGACCAGGTCCTCGATCTCCAGCGCGGAGAGCGTGCCCGCGACCTCGTCGAGGCGGAGCTTGTAGCGCTCCAGGGTCGCGAGGGCCTGGTTGGCGCGGGAGAGGATCGCGGCGGAGTCCTCCAGGACGCGGCGCTGACCGTCGACGTACAGCGCGATCAGACGCATCGACTGGGAGACCGAGACGACGGGGAAGCCGACCTGCTTGCTCACCCGGTCCGCCGTGCGGTGCCGGGTGCCGGTCTCCTCCGTCGGGATCGTCGGATCGGGCACGAGCTGGACGCCCGCCCGCAGGATCTTGGTGATGTCCTTGTCGACGACGATGCCGCCGTCGAGCTTGCACAGCTCGCGCAACCGGGTCGCCGTGAAGTCGACGTCCAGGACGAAACCGCCCGTGCACATCGACTCGACGGTCTTGTCCCAGCCGAGCACGATGAGTCCGCCGGTGTTCCCGCGGAGGATCCGCTCGAGCCCGTCGCGCAGGGCCGTGCCAGGTGCCACGGCGCTCAGTGAGGCGCGCATCAGGCCATCGGCACCGGAGCTCCCACCGGACTTTCCGGGAGCTGCTGCCCGGTCGTTGGCTGCCACTGCACTCCTCCGGTCGCGGGTTTCCGGTCGCCCAAGAATCGTCCAAGGTTCGTACGGACGGGCGAGACCAGGGCAAAGTCTACCGGCGCTGCTCCTCGTCCCGTGGGGCCTCTCTGCGACGGGAGCGTGGAAGGACCCGCAGCGCCTCGCCCATGTCGGCGACTTCCAGGACCTTCATACCGGCGGGGATCTTGCCCGGATCGCTGGGAACGAGGGCGTGGGTGAAGCCCAGACGGTGGGCTTCGGCGAGCCTCCGCTGCACTCCCGTGACCCGTCTGACCTCGCCCGCGAGCCCTACTTCGCCGATCGCCACGAGGTTCTTGGGGAGAGGGGTGTCACTCGCCGCCGACGCGAGCGCGAGGGCGATCGCGAGGTCCGCGGCGGGCTCGGAGAGCTTCACGCCGCCCACCGTCGCCGAGTAGATGTCCCGCTTCCCGAGGGCGCTGATCCGGCCCCGCTGCTCCAGGACCGCCAACATCATCGAGACCCGGGAGGTCTCCAGGCCGGACGTCGTACGACGCGGGGAGGGGATCTGGGAGTCGACGGTGAGGGCCTGCACCTCGGCCACCAGCGGGCGGCGGCCCTCCAGGGTGACGGTCAGGCAGGTGCCGGGGACGGGCTCGGCACGGCGGGTCAGGAAGAGGCCGGAGGGGTCCGCGAGGCCCGTGATGCCCTCGTCGTGCAGCTCGAAGCAGCCGACCTCGTCCG
This portion of the Streptomyces mirabilis genome encodes:
- the disA gene encoding DNA integrity scanning diadenylate cyclase DisA, giving the protein MAANDRAAAPGKSGGSSGADGLMRASLSAVAPGTALRDGLERILRGNTGGLIVLGWDKTVESMCTGGFVLDVDFTATRLRELCKLDGGIVVDKDITKILRAGVQLVPDPTIPTEETGTRHRTADRVSKQVGFPVVSVSQSMRLIALYVDGQRRVLEDSAAILSRANQALATLERYKLRLDEVAGTLSALEIEDLVTVRDVSAVAQRLEMVRRIATEIAEYVVELGTDGRLLALQLDELIAGVEPERELVVRDYVPEPTAKRSRTVDEALSDLNALAHSELLELPTVARALGYTGSPEALDSAVSPRGFRLLAKVPRLPGAIIDRLVEHFGGLQKLLAASVDDLQAVDGVGEARARSVREGLSRLAESSILERYV